A window from Acidithiobacillus sp. encodes these proteins:
- a CDS encoding ADP-ribosylglycohydrolase family protein, giving the protein MQRVAGAVMGALIGDALALGCHWYYDLAELRRECGPWITDYLTPRPGRYHSGLLAGDISQTGLLLVMLMESLVRCAGYEEDDFTRRLDTELFPQLDGTPMQGPGGYTNQSIREAWRKRVPEHRPWGECAGDADTTEGAERAIAIAAFYALQPKKMAEAVCRNIALTQHDPAIVAMSVAFNAVLAQLVSGAALTPQIGTTLMAQVRSGALPFHMVTQGHLQPPSPGGERMQAGQFTSPDALLTAGYAALAAADPDIVIEPAWKVSLVYGMPCAIYHQLPAAYYLASRFREDYESAVLHAINGGGQNMSRAMLTGALVGAQVGLEGIPRRFIAGLRDAQHYLALAAELEQWAVRQETP; this is encoded by the coding sequence ATGCAACGCGTAGCGGGTGCCGTGATGGGCGCCCTGATTGGTGATGCACTGGCTTTGGGGTGTCATTGGTACTACGACCTTGCCGAACTGCGGCGGGAATGTGGCCCCTGGATTACCGACTATCTCACGCCGCGCCCCGGCCGTTATCACAGTGGCCTGCTTGCGGGGGATATCTCGCAAACCGGACTGCTGCTGGTCATGCTGATGGAGTCGTTGGTGCGCTGCGCGGGTTATGAGGAGGACGATTTCACCCGTCGGCTGGATACGGAACTGTTCCCGCAGTTGGACGGCACGCCCATGCAGGGACCGGGGGGCTACACCAATCAATCCATTCGAGAGGCCTGGCGTAAGCGCGTGCCAGAGCATCGCCCATGGGGAGAATGCGCCGGCGACGCGGACACGACGGAGGGTGCCGAACGCGCCATTGCCATCGCTGCCTTTTATGCCCTGCAGCCGAAAAAAATGGCGGAGGCGGTGTGTCGCAACATCGCCCTGACCCAGCATGATCCGGCCATCGTCGCCATGAGCGTCGCCTTCAACGCCGTTTTGGCCCAGTTGGTCTCCGGCGCTGCGTTGACGCCCCAGATTGGCACCACGCTCATGGCGCAGGTGCGCAGCGGAGCACTGCCATTCCACATGGTTACCCAAGGCCACCTGCAGCCACCGTCGCCGGGTGGCGAAAGGATGCAGGCAGGTCAGTTTACGTCGCCCGACGCCTTGCTCACGGCGGGATACGCCGCGCTGGCCGCCGCGGATCCCGACATCGTCATTGAACCCGCCTGGAAGGTGAGCCTGGTTTACGGCATGCCCTGCGCCATTTACCACCAACTGCCTGCGGCTTACTACCTGGCCAGTCGTTTCCGGGAAGATTATGAATCAGCGGTACTGCACGCCATCAACGGGGGCGGACAAAACATGTCCCGTGCGATGTTGACGGGTGCGCTCGTGGGCGCCCAGGTAGGTCTGGAGGGAATTCCCCGTCGTTTTATCGCCGGGCTGCGTGACGCTCAGCACTATCTGGCGCTGGCGGCGGAACTGGAGCAATGGGCGGTCAGACAGGAAACGCCTTAA
- the rhuM gene encoding RhuM family protein, translating into MPTPQRASRVSGKRQPVSLYCRFYVLRPIIAAHGGELTPAATVRLFRTVQVEGGREVAREVEHYNLDMILALGFRMCSPVGVRFRQWANDKLKEYIIKGFVLDDARLKNPSKGRDYFDELTRRLQDIRTSERRFYQKITDIYATSVDYDARHPLTQQFFATVQNKVHYAIHSQTAAELVTSRADS; encoded by the coding sequence ATGCCCACACCACAACGGGCATCCCGTGTTTCGGGAAAACGGCAGCCCGTGTCACTATACTGCAGGTTTTATGTCCTCCGTCCCATTATAGCGGCTCACGGCGGGGAGCTGACGCCGGCGGCAACTGTTCGGTTATTCCGAACAGTTCAAGTCGAGGGCGGGCGTGAAGTGGCCCGCGAGGTGGAACACTACAATCTCGACATGATCCTCGCTCTCGGCTTTCGTATGTGCAGCCCGGTGGGTGTGCGCTTTCGCCAGTGGGCCAACGATAAGCTCAAGGAGTATATCATCAAGGGTTTCGTGCTGGATGACGCGCGTCTGAAGAACCCCAGTAAGGGCCGGGATTATTTCGACGAACTGACCCGTCGACTGCAGGACATCCGCACCAGTGAGCGGCGCTTTTATCAGAAAATCACCGACATTTACGCCACCAGCGTGGATTACGACGCGCGCCACCCCCTGACTCAGCAGTTTTTCGCCACGGTGCAAAACAAGGTGCACTACGCCATCCACAGCCAGACCGCCGCCGAGTTGGTTACCAGCCGTGCGGATAGCTGA
- a CDS encoding phosphatase PAP2 family protein: protein MNENSQQAPWYRQVMAVIPRHVYLKSIGTTGFISLFFVAYFYLLKDPAYPPTVMPRILLDRLIGFQPLTLPIYLSLWVYVSLPPALLATRRELYGYGMSMAGMCLVGLAIFYFWPTVVPASHIDWARYPDVDLLKSMDASGNACPSLHVATAVFSGIWLHYLLRRFGAPLWIIVCNWAWCVGIAYSTLALRQHVVVDVLAGLVLGVLAAYLSLLGRPRSSDAFFIHAPPG, encoded by the coding sequence TTGAACGAAAACAGCCAACAGGCACCATGGTACCGTCAGGTTATGGCGGTAATACCCCGGCATGTGTATCTCAAAAGTATCGGAACAACGGGTTTTATTAGCCTATTTTTCGTTGCGTACTTTTATTTGCTCAAAGATCCGGCCTACCCGCCAACGGTGATGCCGAGGATCTTGCTGGATCGCCTGATCGGTTTTCAGCCGCTGACGCTGCCCATCTACTTATCACTGTGGGTCTATGTTTCTCTTCCTCCTGCGCTACTAGCGACACGGCGCGAACTGTATGGCTATGGCATGAGCATGGCCGGAATGTGTCTTGTAGGGCTGGCCATTTTTTACTTCTGGCCCACAGTTGTACCCGCATCCCATATTGACTGGGCTCGGTATCCAGATGTGGACCTTCTTAAAAGCATGGATGCCTCCGGCAATGCCTGCCCTTCGCTGCATGTCGCCACAGCAGTATTTTCAGGCATTTGGTTGCATTATTTGCTACGACGCTTCGGCGCGCCACTGTGGATAATTGTCTGCAATTGGGCTTGGTGTGTAGGCATCGCATATTCTACCCTGGCCTTACGCCAGCATGTGGTGGTGGACGTGTTGGCCGGCCTTGTGCTGGGGGTATTGGCCGCTTACCTTTCATTATTGGGGAGGCCGCGGAGCAGCGATGCCTTTTTTATCCATGCGCCACCGGGCTAA
- a CDS encoding antitoxin MazE family protein, with the protein MGTTHVNTRVQKHRDALRMAGLRPVQIWVPDTRRPDFAEECRRQSLLVAQADSADTAMLQFMDEVLADVDGWTE; encoded by the coding sequence ATGGGAACCACGCACGTTAATACACGAGTTCAAAAGCACCGCGACGCGCTGCGCATGGCGGGCTTGCGCCCGGTGCAAATCTGGGTGCCTGACACACGCCGCCCAGACTTCGCGGAGGAGTGTCGCCGCCAATCCCTTCTCGTGGCTCAAGCCGACAGCGCCGATACAGCCATGCTGCAGTTCATGGATGAAGTCTTGGCAGATGTGGACGGCTGGACGGAATGA
- a CDS encoding type II toxin-antitoxin system PemK/MazF family toxin codes for MMRGDLVTIAMQGDFGKPRPALVIQANLFGEHTSVTVLPITSTLVAAPLLRVTVQPSAENGLQKPSQVMVDKAMTVKREKAGPAFGRIDADALVEVERCLAVFLGIAK; via the coding sequence ATGATGCGCGGCGATCTTGTGACCATCGCCATGCAGGGCGACTTTGGCAAGCCACGGCCCGCGTTGGTGATTCAAGCCAACCTGTTTGGGGAGCACACGAGCGTAACCGTTCTGCCAATCACCAGCACGCTGGTTGCTGCGCCATTGCTGCGCGTCACGGTTCAACCGAGCGCAGAGAACGGCTTGCAGAAACCATCACAGGTGATGGTAGACAAGGCCATGACGGTGAAGCGCGAAAAGGCAGGGCCAGCATTCGGACGCATCGACGCGGATGCACTGGTGGAGGTCGAGCGTTGCTTGGCTGTGTTTTTGGGGATAGCGAAATGA
- a CDS encoding SIMPL domain-containing protein (The SIMPL domain is named for its presence in mouse protein SIMPL (signalling molecule that associates with mouse pelle-like kinase). Bacterial member BP26, from Brucella, was shown to assemble into a channel-like structure, while YggE from E. coli has been associated with resistance to oxidative stress.), whose translation MRRTHILWLLLGLPGLAVAKVPTPALTSVHFQVVTHYRVPRTILHADLQAEASGRSPAKLAAMVNQDVSWAKARLQSVPGITWRSAGYQTQATGQAGAPWLVREDLAVQSPNPAALLPLLGTLQSRLHLVGMQYAARSVAVHKALRTAELRGLRRYREQARQNCTALGYHGALPGQVFINTNVVPLARPMPAMALAAKVVPGPVVGQGGTERGRVVVEGNAFCKR comes from the coding sequence ATGAGGCGCACGCATATTCTATGGCTGCTTTTGGGGTTGCCGGGCCTGGCTGTGGCGAAGGTGCCGACGCCGGCCCTCACCAGCGTCCATTTCCAGGTGGTGACGCATTATCGGGTGCCCAGGACGATATTGCATGCCGACCTGCAGGCGGAGGCGTCGGGGAGAAGCCCGGCGAAGTTGGCCGCCATGGTCAATCAGGACGTGTCCTGGGCAAAAGCCCGGCTGCAATCGGTGCCTGGGATTACCTGGCGTAGCGCCGGGTACCAGACGCAGGCGACAGGCCAGGCCGGTGCACCCTGGCTGGTACGGGAAGATCTTGCTGTGCAAAGCCCGAATCCGGCGGCGTTGCTCCCCTTACTGGGCACGCTACAATCCCGGTTACACTTGGTCGGGATGCAGTATGCAGCACGTTCCGTCGCTGTACACAAGGCGCTGAGAACGGCCGAGCTGCGGGGACTGCGCCGGTACCGGGAACAAGCACGGCAGAATTGCACGGCGCTGGGCTACCATGGCGCGCTTCCGGGGCAGGTATTCATCAATACGAATGTTGTCCCATTGGCGCGGCCCATGCCAGCCATGGCGTTAGCCGCCAAGGTCGTCCCTGGGCCCGTAGTCGGCCAAGGCGGGACGGAAAGGGGCAGGGTAGTGGTTGAAGGAAATGCTTTTTGCAAGAGGTGA
- a CDS encoding phospholipase D-like domain-containing protein, translating into MASINRRGKYWRVQIRRRGYLYLSATFDTEAMAWALTKEAELERQTPEEWGRKYRAIRLGFGPKRSSWYCLRGSPCRGFTADFNAPVHVRLMPKRPVYIHAKAEISSYYAFVGSENYSVSSLEENREMGLILNNPTDISMLQAQFARDWQAAGAA; encoded by the coding sequence ATGGCGAGCATCAATCGTCGTGGCAAGTATTGGCGGGTGCAGATCCGCAGGCGGGGCTACCTTTATCTGTCGGCCACTTTTGATACCGAAGCCATGGCCTGGGCGCTCACGAAAGAGGCTGAACTGGAACGGCAGACACCCGAAGAATGGGGAAGAAAGTACAGAGCTATACGGCTGGGTTTCGGGCCGAAGCGATCAAGCTGGTATTGCCTCAGGGGTTCTCCTTGCAGGGGCTTCACAGCGGATTTCAATGCCCCAGTTCATGTGCGCTTGATGCCGAAACGTCCTGTATACATACACGCCAAGGCAGAGATTTCGAGCTATTATGCCTTTGTAGGCAGCGAGAACTACAGCGTTTCGTCACTTGAGGAGAATCGAGAAATGGGCCTGATCCTGAACAACCCGACGGACATTTCCATGTTGCAAGCGCAATTTGCGCGGGACTGGCAGGCGGCGGGGGCAGCATGA
- a CDS encoding GNAT family N-acetyltransferase, which translates to MQIAHAVPEDARAVAEIHVNAWRSAYARILPADYLAALSVEKREEMWKNIIEAGQTELLVAKDGETVLGWVSFGACRDKDAPPSQAELWAIYVAPNSWFKGVGRQLWLRARALLSQQGYSTCSLWVFAENEPAIRFYKAIGFEADTLPPQEFELGGRQLQEVRYVCRMGGHHCARYVP; encoded by the coding sequence ATGCAAATAGCCCACGCCGTCCCTGAAGATGCCCGCGCTGTCGCCGAGATTCATGTCAATGCATGGCGCTCGGCCTACGCGCGAATCCTTCCTGCGGATTATCTCGCCGCCTTGTCAGTCGAGAAACGGGAAGAGATGTGGAAGAATATTATCGAAGCTGGGCAAACAGAGCTTCTCGTTGCTAAGGATGGCGAGACCGTTCTTGGCTGGGTGTCGTTCGGTGCTTGCCGAGATAAGGATGCACCACCCTCTCAAGCGGAACTGTGGGCCATCTACGTGGCACCGAACAGCTGGTTCAAAGGGGTTGGGCGTCAGTTGTGGCTACGGGCACGAGCACTCTTGTCTCAGCAGGGCTACAGCACGTGTAGCCTGTGGGTATTTGCGGAAAACGAGCCAGCTATCCGCTTCTACAAGGCTATCGGGTTCGAGGCAGACACCCTGCCTCCGCAGGAATTCGAGCTCGGTGGTCGGCAGCTTCAAGAAGTGCGCTACGTCTGCAGAATGGGGGGGCACCATTGTGCCAGATATGTACCATGA
- a CDS encoding HD family hydrolase yields MKNDFERIFEFTIELDRLKAILRKTKPSGLDRYENTAEHSWQVCLLALTLTEHSVWPVDPARVVELLLVHDIPEIDAGDQIVYAVSDGVQENERAAAERIFGLLPEQQGERLLSLWNEFTLRQTAEARFAYAMDRLMPVLHNIYNNGQSWQENHIPLKKVLSVNSVIGDTCPEVWLHIKARVQELAANGFFSHQG; encoded by the coding sequence ATGAAAAATGACTTCGAGAGAATCTTCGAGTTCACCATCGAGCTTGATCGACTGAAGGCGATTCTTCGTAAAACCAAGCCAAGCGGCCTCGATCGATATGAAAACACAGCAGAACACAGTTGGCAGGTTTGTCTTCTCGCTTTGACCCTGACGGAACACTCGGTGTGGCCCGTCGACCCGGCTCGAGTCGTTGAGCTGCTTTTGGTTCACGACATTCCCGAGATCGATGCAGGAGACCAAATTGTCTACGCCGTATCGGATGGAGTACAGGAGAATGAGCGCGCAGCAGCCGAACGAATTTTCGGCCTACTGCCAGAACAGCAGGGCGAGCGGCTACTATCACTCTGGAATGAATTCACGCTCCGGCAAACCGCCGAAGCTCGTTTCGCCTATGCGATGGATCGCCTGATGCCTGTATTGCATAACATCTACAATAACGGACAGAGTTGGCAGGAGAATCACATACCGTTGAAAAAAGTACTTTCAGTCAACTCTGTCATTGGTGATACATGCCCTGAAGTCTGGCTGCACATCAAGGCGCGCGTGCAAGAGCTCGCAGCAAATGGTTTTTTCTCTCACCAGGGCTGA
- a CDS encoding type II toxin-antitoxin system RelE/ParE family toxin translates to MLPIIWRASARDDLANIIRYIAHENPPAARRMKRLLEESVLPTAEHPYLYRISDRVPGLRVIVAHPNYIVLYRVTATCIEIVNVVHARREFPVSTQNE, encoded by the coding sequence TTGTTACCCATTATCTGGCGGGCCTCGGCCCGCGATGACTTGGCGAATATCATCCGCTACATCGCCCACGAGAATCCGCCAGCGGCGCGGCGTATGAAACGCCTGCTGGAAGAGTCTGTCTTGCCTACTGCCGAACATCCCTACCTGTACCGCATCAGCGATCGCGTGCCGGGCTTGCGCGTGATCGTCGCGCACCCAAACTACATAGTGCTCTATCGTGTCACGGCCACCTGCATCGAGATCGTGAACGTGGTGCATGCCCGCCGTGAGTTTCCGGTTTCCACCCAAAATGAGTAG
- a CDS encoding antitoxin encodes MNAVLPSIISEFETAEQEASYTAWLRTKVASSLADKRPSIPHDEVMAEMDAIIAEAETSAQRKL; translated from the coding sequence ATGAATGCCGTTTTACCTTCTATCATCTCCGAGTTTGAGACCGCCGAGCAGGAGGCTAGCTATACTGCGTGGCTGCGTACAAAGGTCGCGTCGAGCTTGGCTGATAAGCGACCCAGTATTCCGCATGACGAGGTGATGGCCGAGATGGACGCGATCATCGCGGAAGCGGAAACCTCCGCTCAAAGGAAACTCTGA
- the rsmI gene encoding 16S rRNA (cytidine(1402)-2'-O)-methyltransferase, which yields MNSLTEPAAGVAGQLTIIATPIGNLDDLSLRAQRAISRAALILVEDRRHAQRLFQHLGVRPKTLALHEHNERALAPQIAQRIAAGEHIALLSDAGMPLISDPGFPLLALLREQQLPVTIIPGPNAALAALALSGLPSDRFSFEGFLPAKSGARRTRLAALQSESRSMIFYEAPHRIGETLADMAELWGPDRGAALCRELTKMYEECLRDSLGGLVALLQAHPDKVRGEMTLVVAGAPEQTQEVTDADQLLSPLLAELPLAQAVRIAANQSGMAHRFLYTRALVLTSGQCPA from the coding sequence ATGAATAGCCTTACAGAACCGGCGGCAGGCGTCGCCGGGCAATTGACCATCATCGCCACCCCCATCGGCAACCTCGATGATCTTTCATTGCGTGCGCAACGGGCGATTAGCCGTGCCGCCCTGATTCTGGTGGAAGATCGCCGCCACGCCCAGCGGCTCTTTCAGCATCTGGGTGTGCGGCCCAAAACGCTGGCACTGCACGAGCATAACGAGAGGGCGCTTGCCCCGCAGATTGCCCAGCGTATCGCCGCCGGGGAGCATATCGCGCTGCTGTCAGATGCGGGGATGCCGCTGATTTCTGACCCTGGATTTCCGTTGCTGGCCCTCCTCCGGGAGCAGCAGTTACCGGTGACGATTATTCCCGGCCCGAACGCCGCGTTGGCCGCGTTGGCACTGTCCGGCCTGCCCAGTGATCGCTTCAGCTTCGAGGGCTTTCTGCCCGCTAAATCCGGGGCGCGCCGGACGCGGTTGGCGGCCCTGCAGTCGGAGTCACGCAGTATGATTTTTTATGAGGCGCCGCATCGGATCGGTGAGACCTTGGCGGATATGGCTGAATTATGGGGTCCAGATCGCGGGGCAGCGCTGTGCCGGGAGTTGACCAAGATGTATGAGGAGTGTTTGCGGGACAGCCTGGGTGGGCTGGTGGCGCTGCTGCAGGCGCATCCGGACAAAGTGCGCGGCGAGATGACGCTGGTGGTGGCGGGAGCACCGGAGCAAACTCAGGAAGTAACCGATGCCGATCAGTTGCTCAGCCCGCTGCTCGCTGAATTACCGCTGGCCCAGGCCGTGCGTATCGCTGCGAATCAGAGTGGCATGGCCCATCGCTTTCTCTATACGCGCGCGTTGGTCTTGACTTCTGGTCAATGCCCCGCTTAA
- a CDS encoding penicillin-binding protein activator, with the protein MTPCPALKASLRLLMTLALATGLSACASMPHKTPLSSSPAPAPAETTISVPETSTAQRADQLVAAGHDLEAAKDYIHAAAEARGQTQLNYLMEAAQASLKGQKPQVAILLANEVLRLQRDNAELRGAALWIRAQGLMDQGQTPSAKGNLEELLTIASTPQDVRAQAMGTLATLYTQEGHELTALNFLIERDNLLGSNAVAENHRRIHALLDLQSAAKLQNWQGRSGNPLVQEWIAVTLITRQYPDPQQRQAAISAWLVAHPGHPPINFSDDTATTTDISALNPALGSICALLPSSGPYAPLSLAINAGMATAAQLQSGSAVRVLRTTGNPSYTAVLFERGVKEGCKVFVGPWLPQDINAVAAVRKPSDPPVIALGTAPGVQQSGLYTLSLSRDVAARQIAAQSYGAGYRHAYVLYPQDSSGAAIQADFIAVWKQLGGTVDGVATYLPGHSLADNTRQLLSITPGQRSFVFLVTDAKNASAAVTSIRLINSTVRIFSPALLHGAALPGDARRLSGIESVDMPWLINPGQSWPQAAPLLRTALPNASDAQWRMAAFGLDAYRIAERVLDKDMTGSLNGTTGILHFAADNQIMRDMEWMEVENGQIVPLPGVPKPGT; encoded by the coding sequence ATGACACCCTGCCCAGCCCTGAAGGCCTCTTTGCGCCTGCTGATGACCCTGGCCCTGGCCACGGGCCTGAGTGCTTGCGCAAGTATGCCACATAAGACGCCACTCTCGTCGAGTCCAGCGCCCGCGCCCGCGGAAACGACGATAAGCGTCCCTGAAACATCAACGGCGCAACGCGCCGACCAGCTTGTGGCCGCAGGGCACGATCTGGAGGCAGCCAAGGACTACATCCATGCGGCCGCCGAGGCACGAGGACAAACCCAACTCAACTACCTGATGGAAGCCGCACAAGCCTCCCTAAAGGGACAAAAACCGCAGGTTGCGATATTACTGGCTAATGAAGTGCTGCGTTTACAGCGTGACAACGCCGAATTGCGCGGGGCGGCGCTTTGGATCCGCGCTCAGGGGCTCATGGATCAAGGGCAAACTCCCAGTGCCAAAGGCAATCTCGAAGAACTGCTGACCATCGCCAGCACGCCTCAGGATGTACGCGCTCAGGCCATGGGTACTTTGGCCACGCTCTACACGCAGGAAGGTCACGAACTCACCGCGCTGAATTTCCTGATCGAACGGGACAACCTCCTGGGTAGCAATGCAGTCGCAGAGAATCATCGCCGCATTCATGCCCTTCTGGACTTGCAGTCGGCCGCGAAACTGCAGAATTGGCAGGGACGTAGCGGCAACCCCCTGGTGCAGGAGTGGATCGCGGTCACCCTGATCACCCGGCAATATCCCGATCCGCAACAGCGACAGGCGGCGATCAGTGCCTGGCTGGTGGCACATCCTGGGCACCCGCCCATAAACTTCTCTGACGACACCGCCACTACCACAGACATTTCTGCTCTCAACCCGGCGCTCGGGAGTATATGCGCATTGTTACCCTCCAGCGGGCCCTATGCACCTCTCTCCCTGGCCATCAACGCCGGCATGGCCACTGCAGCGCAATTACAATCCGGTTCTGCGGTGCGCGTCCTGCGGACCACCGGCAACCCCAGTTACACCGCCGTGCTCTTTGAACGCGGGGTAAAAGAGGGCTGCAAAGTCTTCGTCGGGCCCTGGCTGCCCCAGGATATCAATGCCGTAGCCGCCGTCAGGAAACCCAGCGATCCGCCGGTCATTGCGCTCGGCACGGCGCCCGGTGTGCAGCAGTCGGGGCTTTATACCCTGAGCCTGAGCCGCGACGTCGCCGCCCGGCAAATTGCTGCCCAAAGTTATGGGGCGGGTTATCGTCATGCCTACGTGCTTTATCCCCAGGACTCCAGCGGCGCGGCCATTCAGGCAGACTTCATCGCTGTCTGGAAGCAGCTCGGCGGTACGGTCGATGGTGTCGCCACCTATCTGCCGGGACACTCTCTGGCGGATAACACGCGACAGCTGCTGAGTATAACGCCCGGGCAACGCAGCTTTGTCTTCCTGGTTACCGATGCGAAAAACGCCAGCGCCGCCGTTACCTCTATCCGCCTGATCAATAGCACTGTGCGTATTTTCAGCCCAGCGTTGCTGCACGGCGCAGCCTTGCCCGGCGACGCTCGAAGGCTCTCGGGCATTGAGTCTGTCGATATGCCTTGGCTCATCAACCCTGGGCAAAGCTGGCCGCAAGCGGCGCCCCTACTGCGCACCGCCCTGCCCAACGCCAGTGATGCCCAGTGGCGTATGGCGGCCTTCGGGCTGGATGCCTACCGGATAGCGGAGCGCGTTCTGGATAAAGACATGACGGGTAGCCTGAACGGTACCACGGGCATCCTCCACTTCGCTGCCGATAACCAGATCATGCGTGACATGGAATGGATGGAAGTGGAGAATGGCCAAATCGTGCCTTTGCCGGGAGTGCCCAAGCCGGGCACCTGA
- a CDS encoding YraN family protein yields MPSPRQNLGQQGEDSAVALLARHGLHPLTRNYRSRMGEIDIITLDGDTLVFVEVRQRAHDRQGGAAASVTGRKQRRLIRAAEYFLLRNPQHGLRPCRFDVIALDGDAPADWIRDAFRVPSP; encoded by the coding sequence ATGCCGTCACCACGCCAGAATTTAGGTCAGCAGGGTGAAGACAGCGCCGTCGCTCTGCTTGCCAGGCACGGGCTACATCCTCTAACACGCAACTATCGCAGCCGGATGGGAGAAATCGACATCATCACCCTCGATGGTGACACCCTGGTCTTCGTGGAGGTGCGCCAGCGTGCCCATGACCGACAGGGGGGTGCGGCGGCCAGTGTCACCGGCCGCAAGCAAAGACGGCTGATCCGCGCCGCAGAGTACTTTCTTTTGCGTAACCCTCAGCATGGGTTACGGCCCTGCCGCTTTGATGTCATCGCCCTCGACGGTGATGCCCCGGCAGACTGGATCCGTGATGCCTTTAGAGTACCCAGCCCATGA
- a CDS encoding FAD-linked oxidase C-terminal domain-containing protein encodes MNVSTIIPALRAALDTERVRNDADTIAIYSRDETPGSCAPVMVIFPRSHEEVQAIVSIARRHHLPLVPRGAGSGNVGGAQPVPGSAVISFECMQKICAYSFVDRTITVEAGCITAAISAHVQADGLFYPPDPGSNLYCRIGGNLAMNAGGPHAVKYGVTRDYVLGLRAVTGTGETLCCGVRTSKGVVGYDLTRLLVGSEGTLALITEATLRLLPMPAANATLRAAYGNTASACAAVQRVMAQRNIPSALELMDCHALAAVRAMGAARDLPEGSNALLMVEVDGEVVTLPEQVQAIHAALAGEGSLEILEATDAVAIADLWAARKSLSPATKAMAPLKINEDVVVPVSRLRELLEAIEGIAADQSLHIVSFGHAGNGNLHVNFLVHPQDKDEMRRTQHGLQKLFQTVLALGGTLSGEHGIGSSKRAYVPLELSPGNLGIQRAIKQVFDPDGILNPGKLLPEA; translated from the coding sequence ATGAACGTCAGCACCATCATCCCCGCTCTGCGCGCTGCCCTCGATACGGAGCGGGTGCGCAACGATGCCGATACCATCGCCATTTACAGCCGCGACGAGACGCCGGGGAGCTGTGCACCCGTGATGGTGATCTTCCCGCGCAGCCATGAAGAGGTACAGGCCATTGTCAGCATCGCCCGCCGCCATCATCTGCCTCTTGTCCCGCGCGGGGCTGGCTCTGGTAATGTCGGCGGGGCTCAGCCGGTGCCCGGCAGTGCCGTCATCAGCTTCGAGTGCATGCAAAAAATTTGCGCTTACAGCTTCGTTGATCGCACCATCACCGTCGAGGCTGGATGCATCACGGCCGCCATCAGCGCCCATGTGCAGGCTGACGGGCTTTTCTATCCCCCCGATCCCGGCAGTAACCTTTACTGCCGTATCGGCGGCAATCTGGCGATGAATGCCGGAGGTCCCCACGCCGTAAAATATGGTGTCACCCGCGATTATGTGCTGGGCCTGCGCGCCGTCACCGGCACCGGTGAGACGCTGTGCTGCGGCGTCCGCACCAGCAAGGGCGTGGTCGGCTATGACCTTACCCGCCTGCTGGTGGGCAGCGAAGGGACCCTTGCCCTCATTACCGAGGCCACCTTGCGCCTGCTGCCCATGCCTGCCGCTAACGCCACCCTGCGCGCCGCCTATGGCAACACGGCGAGCGCCTGTGCCGCAGTGCAGCGGGTCATGGCACAGCGAAACATCCCCAGCGCACTTGAACTCATGGATTGCCATGCTCTGGCCGCCGTGCGCGCCATGGGCGCGGCAAGAGACCTGCCCGAAGGCAGCAATGCTCTGCTGATGGTCGAAGTGGATGGCGAGGTGGTCACACTCCCCGAGCAAGTGCAGGCCATCCACGCAGCACTGGCGGGTGAGGGGAGCCTGGAGATTCTGGAAGCTACCGACGCGGTTGCCATTGCGGATCTGTGGGCGGCACGCAAGTCCCTGTCTCCCGCCACCAAAGCCATGGCACCACTCAAGATCAACGAGGATGTGGTCGTGCCGGTCAGCCGTCTGCGCGAGTTGCTAGAAGCTATTGAAGGGATCGCCGCAGATCAATCTCTGCATATCGTCAGCTTCGGACACGCCGGGAACGGCAATCTGCACGTAAACTTTTTGGTTCACCCCCAGGATAAGGACGAGATGCGCCGCACCCAGCACGGCTTGCAAAAACTCTTCCAGACTGTACTGGCACTGGGCGGGACGCTCTCCGGCGAGCACGGCATCGGCAGCAGCAAGCGCGCCTATGTCCCGCTGGAACTCAGTCCGGGGAACCTCGGCATTCAGCGCGCCATCAAACAGGTCTTTGATCCCGATGGCATTCTCAATCCCGGCAAGTTGCTTCCCGAGGCCTGA